The Cygnus atratus isolate AKBS03 ecotype Queensland, Australia chromosome 17, CAtr_DNAZoo_HiC_assembly, whole genome shotgun sequence sequence AGATGGAGAACAAGATGGTACACGGGGAGCGCTCACGCTCCACTTTGCAGAAGGAAGTCCACGCGGCCAAGTCTTTAGCCATCATTGTTGGATTGTTTGCAGTCTGTTGGCTTCCACTACATATTATTAACTGTTTCACCCTTTTTTGCCCTAATTGTGCCCATGCTCCCCTCTGGCTGATGTATCTGGCCATTATCCTGTCTCATGCCAACTCAGTGGTAAATCCTCTAATTTATGCCTACCGGATCAGAGAGTTCCGATACACCTTCCGCAAAATCATCAGCCAGCATATCCTGGGCAGGAAGGAGCAGTTCAAGGCAGGAACAGCCAGCATTAGGACTTCGACCCATGGCGGGGACGGCGAGAACGCCAGCATACGAATCAGTGAGTATGCGTTAGAGGTATACACCAATGGAGAGATTCACAGGGATCCTGAAAAGCAGGACTTGAACAAATGCAAAGCTGTCTTGGAATGGCACCAGAATGGGAATGCTCTGGACATGGAGACAAATGGGCATCTTCCACATTCCTGCAGAAATGGAATTCTCTCAGATGCATGCATGAACAGGCAGCTTCACAGCGAAGAGCTAATCGATGCCCAGGTGTCTTACTCGGATCTAGAAAGCACAGCCTTCACAGCAGCTGATGTTTCCTGATGAGTCCTTCGAAGTCTTCCTGgtagaattattttattttccatgggTGGCCTCTGCCATGGCAGAAAGGGAGtctggggggcggggggagaggtGTGTATTCAGATTGCTGTGGAGAAAGAGGTCCTTACCCAGGACTCTTGGGAGGACCCTAAATACTAGACTGGAGAAAAGCCAAGAGACCATCGAAGTGGACTAAGAAAGGAGGGACACGCTACCCATTGCTGACCTGTCATCAAGAGCAGTGCCAAGGTCAAAGATGGCATTCCAAGGTCAGCACTGGGAGACTCTCATGATGCAGAGCATATCATAACGTTATGCTGTACTGTGTGTCTGTGGTTGTACGTCAGTTTTGCTGTCTTTaccaacagaaataaaaccatggCTGGAAGTATTCACTTAATTGCAAGGAGCAACAGGGAGGGGCCTCCAATTATTTGGCCCTGAAAAAATGGAAGGAGGATAGCAACATCTATTGGTCAGGAAGGATGCCAGCAGCTGTTTGGAGGAGGAATTTACCTGAGAGGAACTTTGGATACCTTCAACTATgacattttgtctttcagtttgtgtttttaaagcttatACTGCAACAGGTTGCTTGgacatttcttcttgtcttgTTTAGATTCCATTATGTTAAGTTATAAAGATGGGCAAGAACTCATATTCATTCCCTGAGCGCTCAGTGTTCCAGATGCACAAGACAAATATAACCTCATAGCTCTCCACTCTGtcaaacaaataatgaaaacagagacCGTAACATGGAGTTCCCTTAGCAAAAGGGCTGTTAGCAGGATGTGGTGCTCGACCTTGCAGTGGGCTGTGTTACCAGGGCTGGTCGTGCCCCCAGGTGGTGTGGGGAGCTATCAGGAGGGAGGTGTCCGCAGGCCGGTGGGCACTGTCTGGCTActgctttttccctctgtgtcTATGCTTGTCCTGGGATCCCAGAATGCAAATTATCTCCGTGGTCCTAAGTTTTCATCCTCACTCAAAATGCTGTGGGatgggatttgtttttttgttttttttttttttgagggtaGGGGGTGGAAGGGGTAGGGGGGAGGAAGGCAACGTGGGACGGGACATACCTATTACTTACTTCTGGAATCCCCATGAGCTCTATTTGAACACCTTTTCTCCTGTGATTTCAGTTGTTTCCTGATGTGCTTTACTGTGAAGCCTGATGTGCAGAGGCCAGCAGATCTGGGTCTGTCTGATTAGAAGATGCTCCTACTCTGAGGAGCTGGCAGCAATCAGTAGTAGTGGAAATCTGCTTAGAAACTACAGTAGTCTGTGTAAGAGAGAGGCAAATCTTCTGCAGCAAAGGTATGCACTGATATGCTTTGTTGTAGAGCAGTTTCACAGCGGTTTGGTAACTTCCTGTATCACTTGTTAACTCTATCAGTATCACTTGTGGTAGCTCAAGGATGGCAGAGTGCCATGCTAGCTTGTATTCTACCTAAATCTTGTCCAGTCTTTGTTTCAAGGACAAATATTCCATGCCCAATGCCACTAGCCTTCTGGGGAGACAGGCAAGTCCTACTAGACATGGTCCTACAAGAAGGCTAGAAGTCTGGTAATTCCAGGGATCTGGACTTTTTCCATAGCTGAAAACATCAGAGTTATCAGCCCACAGCCCTGGGTTCTCCTCATGTCCCTCCACTAATGTTTCAGAACCCAAATAATCTCattttcaggaaggaaaggggaacTGAATTTTGATATTTGGGGAAGGGCACATTAGGTTTGTGTGTTctcatttcatgtttattttaaatattgtgaagtattagaatgaaagtcagttttatttgaagaagcttttcttttttaccagTCTGTCTTCATGAAGGTGGGGAGTGGTTTAGAATGTTGAATGTGCTCAAGTATGTAACTGCTCTAGGCTAGCACAAAGCTTACTGTGAGATGGATAAGAAGATGTGGTTGCCACCCCCATCCTTAGCAGGAAGACAGGCAAGTATGAAGAACAATAGACTCCACAGTTCAGCTGAATCGCTGCTTTCTTGGCACGGCTTTTCCACGTAGTCTTAACGTCAGAGGAGTGGATTATCACTCCAGCACCGCTAACAAACACTAagctttttctctgtgactGACATTGCAGGTAGTTCCTTTGTAGGGTGTTTTGGAGTCTTGTTACTCTCGGTCTTGATAGAATATTTCTGTAGGTTGTGTGCGGGATGACTCCTCTGGCCtcctgaaacagcagcagaggaattCAGTCAGAAAAGTGGGGGTCTGAACTCTTTGGGCCTCAGCTGGGAGCTGAAATGTTTCTAAGAATAACACAAGATTACATCCGGTATTCATGTCAATAACAATTAGGTCCACAaagaagcagagcagggaaggaagtGTGGGAAAATACCGGCATTGCTCATGTGCTGGAACACACGCGAGTGCAGAAGTGTCTCCTGTTGAGCTTTAGTTGCCATTGTAAAGGGATATTTTATGCCATGTTGCATCAGACTTTCAACAGCTGATGTAGGTTGGTTGCTTTCTATTGTTTCCTGGGCTTCTTCGCACTCAATTATGGGagttgcttgcttgcttgccaCAAGAATCAAATTGATCTATGTTGATGTGAGACACTTAAGATTGTCTCTCTGGAAAACTTTCCTGCCCAACCGGATCGCCATGCTCACTTACTTTGCGTTTCCAGATGTCTTGAAATCAGTTTCTGTCTCACTGATTGGTGTGCCCCCCAAGTGTGTCCAGTCCCTTTCAATAGTAGTGATCTAGATGTGAAATGAAAAGGGTATGTGAAGGGGCCAGGAGATGTGTGTAGGAGGAAGTGCAGTGGGTGTAAGGAGGCAGCATGTTTTATATAGAATTGGAAGTCTAGTCACAGGAAGGAAGAATGGCCAATTGCGCCACGTGCTGTGTGCCTTCTGGCAAACATATGTCTGAGATGGACCT is a genomic window containing:
- the ADORA2A gene encoding adenosine receptor A2a; translated protein: MLVHGKEDFLSDIAYIILELVIAVLAILGNILVCWAVYLNSNLQNVTNYFVVSLAAADIAVGVLAIPFAITISTGFCAFFYGCLFIACFVLVLTQSSIFSLLAIAIDRIIAIRIPLRYNGLVTGSRAKGIIAICWVLSFIIGLTPMLGWHKRSQIEELGTNKSSPINCSNSMVVCLFEAVVTMEYMVYYNFFACVLLPLLLMFGIYLKIFMAARRQLKQMENKMVHGERSRSTLQKEVHAAKSLAIIVGLFAVCWLPLHIINCFTLFCPNCAHAPLWLMYLAIILSHANSVVNPLIYAYRIREFRYTFRKIISQHILGRKEQFKAGTASIRTSTHGGDGENASIRISEYALEVYTNGEIHRDPEKQDLNKCKAVLEWHQNGNALDMETNGHLPHSCRNGILSDACMNRQLHSEELIDAQVSYSDLESTAFTAADVS